Within the Calditrichota bacterium genome, the region CCTCCATGGAGAGATAGCCGAGCGTGTCGGCACGAATGAATTGGCGGATCTCCTCCACGGTGCGCGAGCAGGCGATGAGCTCATCCCGCGTGGGGAAGTCCATGCCGTAGTAACAAGGGGAAATGATGGGCGGCGAGCTGACGCGGACGTGGACTTCCTTTGCCCCGGCGGCGCGCACCATGCCCACGAGGTGTTTCAGCGTGGTGCCGCGCACGATGGAATCCTCCACAATCACTACCCTGCGCCCCTCCAGGACCCCGCGCACCGGGTTAAATTTGACCCGCACACTAAAGTCGCGTACGTCCTGCTCCGGGTGGATAAAGGTGCGGCCGATGTAATGGTTGCGAATTAGCCCCAGCTCGAACTTGATTTCCGAGCGCCGCGAATAGCCAACGGCCGCAGTGTTGCTGGAGTCCGGCACGGCGATGACAATGTCGGCCTCTGCCGGATGCTCCAAGGCGAGCGTCTTGCCCAACTTGCGCCGGCACTTGTCGACGTTCTCGTCAAAGATCTTGCTATCAGGACGCGAGAAGTAGATGAACTCAAAGATGCAGGCGGCGCGTGGTGCCTGCTCTGGCAGCCGAAGGCTGTGCAGCCCGTCGCGGTCGATGACCAGCACCTCGCCGGGCTCCACTTCCCTGAGGTACTGTGCCCCTATCAAATCCATCGCGCAGGTCTCCGAGGCGACCACGTAGGCGTCGTCCTTCTGCCCCAAGGACAGCGGCCGGAAGCCTCGCGGATCGCGCACGGCAATGAGCTGGGTGCGGTTCATTAGGACCAGCGAGTAGGCGCCTTGCACCTGACCGAGCGCTTCCACCAGGCGCTCCACCAAAGTTTCCCGCTTGGAGCGAGCGATCAGGTGCAGGATGACCTCGGTGTCGGTACTGGTCTGGAAGATGGCGCCATCTTGCACCAGTCGCCGTCGACAAGAACCCGAGTTGACCAAATTGCCATTGTGGGCAATGGCCAGGGGGCCGTCGTGGGCATTCACCACGATCGGCTGGGCATTGGCAAGCTGCGTAGAGCCGGTGGTGGAATAGCGATTGTGCCCGATTGCTAACGAGCCGGCAAGGGCCGACAAAATGGAAGCGTCGGAAAACACGTCGGCGACAAGACCCAATCCCGCGTGCCGGCGCATGCGCACAAAGTCGCTGGCGGCTATGCCGGCACTCTCCTGCCCGCGATGTTGCAGGGCGTATAGGCAAAGGTAGACCAGTCGGGCAGCCTCAGGATGTCCGTAGACCCCGACGATTCCACAGTTGCAGAGAGGTTTGTCAATCGACGATAAGAGCATGCAAGTTTCCATTCAAATCAAAAGTGTCCGGCGAACAACGCCAAGCCGAAGGCGAGACCGGCAATGTCGGCAACCAAGTCGGCCACACTGGCCTGCCCCCGTCGGCTTCGTTTGTCATAGACCTCTTTTGCCACACCAAAGGAGAAAGAGAAGCCAGCGGCAAAGGCCACGGAGCTCTTTTTCGACCACGAAGCCTCGTCTCTGGCCAGATAGTAGCCGGCGGCTGCCAAGAACGCGCTTAACAGCGCGTGGTGGGCCTTGTCCTCGCCCAGCAGGGAGTCGCGCATTGGCATGGTGCGCACGGCCGGCTTCGCGACGGTGTCTGAGGACACACTCTGCAGCCCCTGCGCCCCCACGGTCGCGGCAGCACCCAACAGCAACACGCCAGTTAGCAGCCAGCTGCGCATCTACAGGCCCAGCTCCTCATGAATGCCTTGCATGGCCTTGAGCGCCAGCCCCAAGAACTCGTCCAGCGCCAAGCCGAACTCTTCACAAGTCCTGATCTGCTCCCTGTTAGCCCCTTTGGCGAAGGCTTTTTCCTTGAACCGCCGAAGAATGAAAGGCACATCTAACTCGGCCAGCTTCTTGCTCGGATGCATGAGGGCCGCGGCGACGATCAGCCCGGTGACCGGATCGGCTGCGTAGATGGCTTTGTCCATCAGGCTTTCCCGCGGCACATGATTGTTGTGGCTCTTGATGGCGTGAATGATCTCGGCGTCCACGTCATAGCCAGCCAGGAGCTCCACTGTGCGCAAACCATGCCGGGCAGGTGTTTGGGCAGTCTCCTCGTAGTCAAGGTCATGGAGAAGGCCGGCAAGACCCCATCTTTCCACGTCCTGGCCAAAATGTGCTGCCAGTGCCCGCATCACCGCTTCCACGGCCAGGACATGCTTGAAAAGGTTGCGGTTGGAGAAGCACGACTCTGCCAGGCGATATGCCTCGTCTCTGGTCATCATTGTTTCATGCCTCAAAAGTACTTGCCAGTGAGAAGAATGTAAGCCAATACCAAAGCGATACCCAGGGGTGAGACGTAGCGAATCATCGCCGACCAGGTGCGGCGAAGGTAAAACTGATTGCCGTGCTGCTCGATCTCGGCGGCAACGGCCTTCGTCCCCCAACGGTAGCCCACAAAGAGGGCAATGCCCAGGGCGCCGATGGACAGGGCGTAGTTGCCAAACAGAGCATTGAAGAACTCCAACACGCCGATCCCCAAGCCAGGGAGCTTGCTCAGAGCAGGCACCGCCCCTGTGGAGAGCGCAGAGGCGATGCCCAGCACAAAGGCTACTGCGCTGGTCACCACCACGGCACGTCGGCGCGGCCACTGGTGCTCGTCTACCAAGTAGGCGACAGGCACCTCCAAGAGCGAAATGGTAGAGGTCAAGGCCGCCACGCACAGCAAGAGGAAAAATGCCGCGGCAAAAAAGGCGCCGGCAGGCATATGCGCAAAAATGGACGGCAGCACCACAAAGACCAGACTCACGCCGGCATCCGGCCGGAAGCCCATGGCAAAGAGAGCGGGAAAGATGACCAGTCCGGCGATGAGCGCCACCAGGGTGTCGGACAGACAGACCCAGGCAGCCGAGACCGGGATGTTGTCCCGCCGCGAAAGGTAGCTCCCGTAGGTGATCATGGTCCCCATGCCCAGGCTCAGGGAGAAGAAAGCCTGGCCAAGGGCGCGGGCAAACGATTCCAACGTAAGCTTGCTGAGGTCTGGCTTCAGGTAGAAGACCAGCCCTTGCGAGGCCCCTTTCAGAGTGACGGCCCGCAGGGCCAGGAGCACGAGGAGGACAAAGAGCACCGGCATCAGCACTCGCGACCAACGCTCAATTCCCGCGGCAATACCTCCGGCTACCACAGCTCCGGTAAGGACGATGAACAGAAACAG harbors:
- a CDS encoding amidophosphoribosyltransferase; this translates as MLLSSIDKPLCNCGIVGVYGHPEAARLVYLCLYALQHRGQESAGIAASDFVRMRRHAGLGLVADVFSDASILSALAGSLAIGHNRYSTTGSTQLANAQPIVVNAHDGPLAIAHNGNLVNSGSCRRRLVQDGAIFQTSTDTEVILHLIARSKRETLVERLVEALGQVQGAYSLVLMNRTQLIAVRDPRGFRPLSLGQKDDAYVVASETCAMDLIGAQYLREVEPGEVLVIDRDGLHSLRLPEQAPRAACIFEFIYFSRPDSKIFDENVDKCRRKLGKTLALEHPAEADIVIAVPDSSNTAAVGYSRRSEIKFELGLIRNHYIGRTFIHPEQDVRDFSVRVKFNPVRGVLEGRRVVIVEDSIVRGTTLKHLVGMVRAAGAKEVHVRVSSPPIISPCYYGMDFPTRDELIACSRTVEEIRQFIRADTLGYLSMEGMLASVPQERGGYCHACFDGNYPLPPECVSKFQHEQEYWVPHQ
- a CDS encoding HDIG domain-containing protein, whose protein sequence is MTRDEAYRLAESCFSNRNLFKHVLAVEAVMRALAAHFGQDVERWGLAGLLHDLDYEETAQTPARHGLRTVELLAGYDVDAEIIHAIKSHNNHVPRESLMDKAIYAADPVTGLIVAAALMHPSKKLAELDVPFILRRFKEKAFAKGANREQIRTCEEFGLALDEFLGLALKAMQGIHEELGL
- a CDS encoding sodium-dependent transporter, producing MVDQHVQRGTWGSRVGFVLAAAGSAIGLGNIWRFPYVVGENGGAAFVLLYLLCVLFISAPVMIAELALGRHTQRNPIGAFTALVPGSRWKLVGALGVLTGVGILSFYSVIAGWTLQYAVRSIATPGYIHYSQAEADSLWAHFVADPKNLAQALVEEGVLSAESSPRSEQEVREAWQAFNNEAHFPAYQEKMIGRLHNLSLFEKFASDGWGPVLYLFLFIVLTGAVVAGGIAAGIERWSRVLMPVLFVLLVLLALRAVTLKGASQGLVFYLKPDLSKLTLESFARALGQAFFSLSLGMGTMITYGSYLSRRDNIPVSAAWVCLSDTLVALIAGLVIFPALFAMGFRPDAGVSLVFVVLPSIFAHMPAGAFFAAAFFLLLCVAALTSTISLLEVPVAYLVDEHQWPRRRAVVVTSAVAFVLGIASALSTGAVPALSKLPGLGIGVLEFFNALFGNYALSIGALGIALFVGYRWGTKAVAAEIEQHGNQFYLRRTWSAMIRYVSPLGIALVLAYILLTGKYF